CCGGGGACGGCAACATCCACGTCAACGTGTTGTTCGATCCCGACGACCAAGACGAGCGCGCCCGGGCCGAACAAACCGTGCAGCAGGTATTCCGTATTACCCTCGAACTGGGGGGCACGCTCTCGGGCGAGCACGGCGTGGGCCTGGCCAAACGCGAGGCGTTGCGGCTCGAGATCGACCCGACGCAGATCGAGTTGCAGCGCCGGATCAAGGCCGCATTCGACCCGGCCGGAATCCTCAATCCCGGGAAAGGGCTGCCCCCGCGCTGAACGCAGATGGACCGTGAAAGGCTGAACTCCATCATCGACGAGCAGGCCCAGCGTTGCGTGCGCTGCGGCAAGTGCCGCTCGGTCTGTCCGGTTTTCGGCGAAGCGCTAAGCGAGCCGCTGTCCGCGCGGGGCAAGCTTTCGCTGCTGCGCGCGCTACAGGACGGTGAACGGCTCGATCCGCGGCAGGTCGTGGAGCGCCTCGAGGCCTGCCTGCTGTGCGGACGCTGCGCAGAGGTCTGCAACGCGGGGGTCGAACCGCAGCTCGCGATACGAGCTGCACGCGAACTGCTTCGCGGACGCGAGGGCCTGGGATCGCTGTGGCGTTTGGCCTACGAGCAGGTGCTGCCGCGGCCCGCGCTGCTTGGTCCGGCGCTGCGCATTGCAACGCGCCTGGCCGCGTTGACCGGCAGCGGACCGGACGAGGGCAGCGGGATTTTCTATCGCCTGTCACGGCCCGCAGCAATGGAGGGCAGGGCCCTGCCGCGGGTCAGCGGCGAGTTTTTTATCGAGCAGCCCAGCCAGCCGCGGGCCCGGGGCGAACGACGGGGCAAGGCCGTGCTGTTTTGTGGCTGCGTTCACAACTACGTCGAGCCCGAGGTCAGCCACGCCACGGCGCGGATGGTCGCGGCCCTGGGATACGATGTGAGCGTGCCGACCGACCAGTGCTGCTGCGGCTTGGCGGCCCACGGTGCGGGGGACGCTCCTGCCGCACAACGCATGGCGCGGCGTAATATCGACGCACTGCTGCGCGACGATCCGGACTGGATCGTCACCAACTGCGGTTCGTGCGGCGCGATGCTCAAACACGGGCTGCCCGAGCTTTTCGAGCATGACGACCCGCAGCGCGAGCGGGCCGAGAAGCTGGCCTCCAAGGTGATCGACGTGCTCGATCTGGTCGACCGTGAGGCGCGGCCGGGGCTGATTAGGCGTATCGAGCCTGAGGGCGGCGGCAAGGTGACCTACCACGACTCATGTCATCTGCGGCTGGAGATGCAGGTGCG
This genomic window from Candidatus Alcyoniella australis contains:
- a CDS encoding (Fe-S)-binding protein, whose translation is MDRERLNSIIDEQAQRCVRCGKCRSVCPVFGEALSEPLSARGKLSLLRALQDGERLDPRQVVERLEACLLCGRCAEVCNAGVEPQLAIRAARELLRGREGLGSLWRLAYEQVLPRPALLGPALRIATRLAALTGSGPDEGSGIFYRLSRPAAMEGRALPRVSGEFFIEQPSQPRARGERRGKAVLFCGCVHNYVEPEVSHATARMVAALGYDVSVPTDQCCCGLAAHGAGDAPAAQRMARRNIDALLRDDPDWIVTNCGSCGAMLKHGLPELFEHDDPQRERAEKLASKVIDVLDLVDREARPGLIRRIEPEGGGKVTYHDSCHLRLEMQVRDQPRRLLRSALGENFVEMPGAQLCCGSGGAFSLHCPQLSRAILERKLDGVRRSGAQSVAAACGGCLLQLRDMALKIPGLRVEHPLYWLEPTEQSD